The Camelus bactrianus isolate YW-2024 breed Bactrian camel chromosome 13, ASM4877302v1, whole genome shotgun sequence nucleotide sequence ACTTGCTCATCAGTGAAGGGCAGCGAAATGGATTTCAGACCTAGGGGGCTGCTAGAGAGGGTGGCTGAACCTTGggtgagaaagcagaataaagagAGATTCGATGTCAAGACTGGCTTTAGGATATCCTTCTACCTGGAAGTGGCTCCTAGACAGGTCCTGCATTGAGCTTGGAGGAGCTGGAAGCAGCTGCAGGCTTGGAAGGTGATGGAGGATATAGTCTTGCTCACCTCTTTAACACGGCTCAGGTGGTAGGCCACACACTGGTCCACAGGGTCAGTCAGTGGTTGGAGATGGCAGCTCTGCAGGAAGGGCTTGAGGGCCCGGTCAAACATGGCAGGTGTGCTGAGTACCAGGAAGGCCAGGGTAGGTCCTGGCAGGGGCAGATGGAAGGCTGGAGGCAGAAGTGCATTGTACCATGCCACCTGGAACAGAGAGTAAATTCAGGCCACAAAAGAGGCCAACTTATGCCTTAGTCAGGCCCATACCTtagcctggcattcaaggcctcATGCATCTTGCCCAGCCTCCATCTTATTCTCTCAATCAATGAAATTCTACTGATGCTGTATGATGGGTGTTTATGGGGGACTCATCTGAATTTGACAGGGAATTCAGACTAGAGAGGCAGAGAATTCATAAATAactaagaacaaaaagaaagtgaTTATATTCTGATTAGTGCAGTGACAGGGCCAGATAAAGGTCATCTGAAATTagaaaggtgtttttaaaaaaatttttttaagctaagGTTTGAAAACTGGGAACGAAACTGACAGGCCAACATGGGGAGGGAGAATATGGTAGGTTACAgtataaacaaaggaaaaagtacAAGGCATAGTTGGAGAATAGCAAATTGTCTAGTTTGATAGAAGTGAAGGATCTATAGAGGGGAGCAAAAGGAGAGAAGGCTAGAGAGATCAGTAGGAGTAAGATTGTGACTGGCTTTGAATTATCAATTTTAGGAATATGGGTGACAATGAAGGGCTAGCCATTGAAAATTTAAGAAGTAAACTGACATGATCAGTTTTAGAAAGATCAATCTGGATATAGAGTGGACGATGAAATGCAGACAAAGTGACAGCAAGGAGGTTACTGCAGTAATCCAAGTGAGAAATAGTGGCCTGAACCAGAGCACAGATTGGCCAAATGGAAGGGAATGGATTTGGGAGATTTCAGAGACAGATTCCTAAAGATCTCAGTGGCTGACTGGATGTAGGGCTGGGGAGGTGAGAGAAGTAGGAGCCTAGGATGACTGGCAGGGCTGTAGATGGCAGTGATCAATACCATAGCTTCCAATACCCAGGTCTACCTGATTGCACCAGATAGGTATCCCCACTCTCCCCCATACCTGCCATACACCACTACTACCTCCACACCTTTACTCAAGCTATTTCTGAGATCTGGGATGTACAtaaccctccttccttccaatcTCCCTTTTCATATATAGCTCAACCCCATTTTTGCAGAAGCCTCTCTCAAGCTAGACACAACCTACCTCTTCCTCTATATCCTCTCCCAGCACTGCTGTGAGCCACTTGGTGGAAGGGGTGGGAGTGGGCTGACTCTTAAGCATCAGGCTAAAGGCTGAAGCTGAGTTGATTTAGCTTTGTGTGTATGCACAGGGCTCAGTGAAGGGGGCACTGGATATGGGGGAAATGGACCTATGTGAACAAGTGTAGGTGGTGATGTCAGTCAGGTGCATAGTTTCTATACCCAGCCCAGCACTGGTGATTGGCAACATCATGAATGTATACTTCTGTTGGTAGATGGAACAAACCAGCAAATCGTTTGCTTGTTCAACACCAGGAATGCCCTTGCCTCATCAGAGGACCCAAGTTCTAGCCATGTAAACCTTCCAGACCTTGCCCTCTCCTAACTCCTTCGAGAAGCTTCCAAAGTGACTTTGGCCCCCACGGGTCCCTTTCTTTTTGTAAATTACGTAGGTGACAAAGCCACAAggttactggatcatatggtgtcTCCCATTCATCAATCTGGCATTACATAAGGGTAAAAGGACAAACGTGCTACAGACTGCTTCTCTACCCTTTAAACCCAAGCGCCCGCTGACACTCTGTCCCGCTAGGTCAAATGGATACGGGGCCAGAAAAGCTCGGGAAAGATCAGAAGACTCCTGGACCTCACGCCGGTGGCACCGAGGTCAGTCATACACTTCGTCCTAGCACCGCAGGAGGGATAAACCAACCTGGAAGGGGTAAACCTCGAAGCCGAAAGGGCACAACGTGTCCTCGATCTTCTGCTTCAGCTCTGCGACTTGAGGCTCCATAGCGCACGCTACACGCTGAGCCTGCTGGGGAATGGAGTCTCAAGGATAACTCGGGTCGTTAAACTTCCAGGTAGTTTGGACTCCATTTCCCAAGAAATACTGGGAGCGGCAGCGGGACAGGGTTGGCTCTGCGCGATGCATCCTGGGATATGTAGTTTATTTGGTCCTTAGAGACAGCCACTACGAAATCAGAAAGACTCGGTTTCCCGGCAAGCTTCACGGTGGGGGTGTGAATGCTCTTGTTGCTTCCAGGGAAACTTAGTTCGGCAGCCTCCATTGCCGGTTGTCTCCACAAGAGGCGAACTCAGTTTCCCAGCTGGCGCGGCGGAGGCCAGTCCGAAGTCAGGCTTTCTCGGCCTGCCGTAAAGTTTGAACCGGGAGGCGGCAGTAGTCGCTGGCACAGGTTCGGTGTGATGCCGCCATTGTCGTGTATCTGGGGAGGCCTTCACCAAGATTCGGCACCTTCAACTCCCACATGATATCTGCATATCAAGATATCTCGTTTTTCCCCCAGTTCCCCAAGAAGGTCGCTCCTCTGACTTAATCACAGAGGCACGTTTTAGTCTGATATTAGCTTTAGTATTGCATTCCCACTCACCTCTTTCGCTCTGACGTGGCTTTTCCTGGGCTGTGCCTCTGGTGTCCAGGTTGGGAAAGAAAGGGCACAAGACGCCGGGGAGCCAGACCCCTGCTGCAGGCTATGAATAGGAGCCGGAGCTGGTCTGAGCAGCTCAACGCGCTTCTCGATGCTACTGACGGAAATGTGGCTAGGATTAAGGTGAGGGGACGCCTGGTTTTGCGGGAGTGTGGATTAAGGGACTCTCAGACAGAACTCATTGGCCTGTGCACTTTTCTTTTGCAGCAGCGTCTATATCCCCTTGGGGTCTCCACCTCAGGTAAGTTATTGTCCCGTTTTCTACCTACCTCCCAGCCTTTTCTCTTTTGAGGATCTGCGTTTTTCCAGTGCCTCTGCCATCCACTGTTACTTCCAAATTCCAACGTTTTCCTTTCCTGAAGAAACTTATGTGTCCCCCGACCCTCTAACAGACTTTGCACTTGTCCCTTACTTACTGCTTCAGCAGGAGATCTGGCTGGGACCTGGATTTCCCCTCGTCACTTTCCTCCCCAGTCAGGAGTCCAAGCTCAACAACCTTGGGTTCTAGAGACTCCCATTGTCCCAgagaggctgagctgggctgaggccCACAGTGCATCTTCTCTCTGGGATGAAGTTACTATACTTCGATCTCAGCTTCAATCTCAGGCTCAGGTGAGGCATGGAATCTTAGGTGTGTTATGTATGGGGTTTGTGTGAGACAAGGATACCAGGGGAAGCCTCTTACACAGTAGCTCATGTGGTTTTTCTGCCTGGTTAGGTGACTGAGGCACTGAGGCAGGCTGTGCAGGGTCTGCTGGAAGAGCGAGAGCAGCAGAAGTACCAGATCTATGCCCTGGAAGGTATCTGGTCAGTTCTTTCCTTCATATACACAGCCTCATATGTGTGCACACATTTTGTTGCACTCCtcttgtgtgtgtgcttgtgtcttAATTTGCAAGTGGAGTCTCAAGGCTCATGTGTGAAGTTCTTAGAGGAGCTGATCCCCAACTTGTCCCACTACAGCATCACTAAGGTTGCTGCAGGGGGGCCCAGAGCAAAGAGCCCTTCTCCTGGAGCAACGCTTGGAGGAGTTGAGAAGGGAACTGCAGGGCCTTCGAAGCCAGGTGCAGGAACATGCCCGAGCCCAAGTACAAACAGGACCAGGAAAGAGCAGTGCTACCAGTGGCCTTCACCATGAGGTGCAGAACGAGTAAGTGATGGGCAAAATCTCACCTTTTTCAGGCCTCTGAATTCTTGGTACTTTGGTAGCCTCCTCTGGGCTCATCAATTGGCTTTAGAATGACATTGCTGTCATTCCTGCAGGCGGCAACTGCTGTGGGAGGAGTCAGAGATTATTCGTGGGGAACTGAAGTTGCTGCGGGACCAGCTGAGTGAGTAAAAGTTTGGGAGTGGGTATGAATTCACCTGTCCCCTTTTCTGGAAACTTTACTTGCTTTCCTAATAAGTGGCCATAGTGCTGACTGCTTGAGCTACTTAGAAATCTGGCCAGGTGTTTTGCCTTACCTCTCATGGTGTGAGTCTAGTCTCCCCAGTCAGCTTGGAAACTTCTCAACAGCTGGACCAGAATGCTTCTGTCCCAGTTTTCAGCACCAGGCTGGGTatgaggcagggagagggaaggaaaggagttgGAGAACAGCCCTCTTACATTTTCTCTCACCTGCAGGTCAGCACCAGGAGCTGCTGCTGAAACAGATGACTGAGGCGCGGCAAGCTCAGGCCCACAGCTGGAAGGTAGGACCAGGATCGGACCTATCTGTTTATATCTCCTGTTGGaggcctcttcctttctctgtctatCCTGTTCTGCAGGCAGACCAGGATACCTTCTCTTACCCCtatctctttccctcttttccctGTGCTGACTTCACCTCCCTCCAAAGCTTTTCTTCCCAAGCCCTCTGCTCCAGGCCATGAGAAACTGTCCTTGCCTCTTCAGGTGTGCTGAAGAGGCTAAttgtggggctgggggctccaCCTGGAAAGGGAGAGGTTTGGTCCTACCTGGGCCCGTGGTCTGGCAGATGTTGGATCAGCTGCAAAGTGGCCAAGAGGGCAAAAATCACACCCTGGTGGCTGTCAGAACAGAGGGCCAGGATGCCCGGCGGGAGCACGACCTCTTCAGGTCAGGGAGTGTGGGTGCTTGTGGCAATGGAAGGGATTTGTTCCACAGAGGCCAAGCCTTGGGGACCAAAGTTCAGCTATCTTAGATTTGACATGGGCTGGTAGGGGTGGTATAAGTATCTGGGTTACAGTCCATGTGGGCAGTACTGGGCATTTTTCACTTGACCCAGAGTGACAGAGTTATCTCTATAAATTTGGAAGATAAAGGGGGAGGAGACTGGCCTCAGGAAAGAGGAAGTTCTGTGCTGGGAGGGCCCCCTTGACACATCATCACCATCTCTACCTCTAATTCTGTTTCCCTTTGCAGGAATTCCATTCATGTCCTCCAATCTAAGCTGCCCATGGCTGCCACCTTCGCcttgtctctttcttcttctagCTCTGAAGCCAGTCTTCCGGACAGTAACAGTAGCTGGGAACTTTTAAGGA carries:
- the CCDC163 gene encoding transmembrane protein CCDC163 isoform X1, which codes for MNRSRSWSEQLNALLDATDGNVARIKQRLYPLGVSTSAGDLAGTWISPRHFPPQSGVQAQQPWVLETPIVPERLSWAEAHSASSLWDEVTILRSQLQSQAQVTEALRQAVQGLLEEREQQKYQIYALEASLRLLQGGPEQRALLLEQRLEELRRELQGLRSQVQEHARAQVQTGPGKSSATSGLHHEVQNERQLLWEESEIIRGELKLLRDQLSQHQELLLKQMTEARQAQAHSWKISRSAPFLTWSPAAFSSRPRALSRRTYSLRAPRCS
- the CCDC163 gene encoding transmembrane protein CCDC163 isoform X4; translated protein: MNRSRSWSEQLNALLDATDGNVARIKQRLYPLGVSTSAGDLAGTWISPRHFPPQSGVQAQQPWVLETPIVPERLSWAEAHSASSLWDEVTILRSQLQSQAQVTEALRQAVQGLLEEREQQKYQIYALEASLRLLQGGPEQRALLLEQRLEELRRELQGLRSQVQEHARAQVQTGPGKSSATSGLHHEVQNERQLLWEESEIIRGELKLLRDQLSQHQELLLKQMTEARQAQAHSWKVC
- the CCDC163 gene encoding transmembrane protein CCDC163 isoform X3 yields the protein MNRSRSWSEQLNALLDATDGNVARIKQRLYPLGVSTSAGDLAGTWISPRHFPPQSGVQAQQPWVLETPIVPERLSWAEAHSASSLWDEVTILRSQLQSQAQVTEALRQAVQGLLEEREQQKYQIYALEASLRLLQGGPEQRALLLEQRLEELRRELQGLRSQVQEHARAQVQTGPGKSSATSGLHHEVQNERQLLWEESEIIRGELKLLRDQLSQHQELLLKQMTEARQAQAHSWKEFHSCPPI
- the CCDC163 gene encoding transmembrane protein CCDC163 isoform X5, giving the protein MNRSRSWSEQLNALLDATDGNVARIKQRLYPLGVSTSAGDLAGTWISPRHFPPQSGVQAQQPWVLETPIVPERLSWAEAHSASSLWDEVTILRSQLQSQAQVTEALRQAVQGLLEEREQQKYQIYALEASLRLLQGGPEQRALLLEQRLEELRRELQGLRSQVQEHARAQVQTGPGKSSATSGLHHEVQNERQLLWEESEIIRGELKLLRDQLSQHQELLLKQMTEARQAQAHSWKL
- the CCDC163 gene encoding transmembrane protein CCDC163 isoform X2; this translates as MNRSRSWSEQLNALLDATDGNVARIKQRLYPLGVSTSGDLAGTWISPRHFPPQSGVQAQQPWVLETPIVPERLSWAEAHSASSLWDEVTILRSQLQSQAQVTEALRQAVQGLLEEREQQKYQIYALEASLRLLQGGPEQRALLLEQRLEELRRELQGLRSQVQEHARAQVQTGPGKSSATSGLHHEVQNERQLLWEESEIIRGELKLLRDQLSQHQELLLKQMTEARQAQAHSWKISRSAPFLTWSPAAFSSRPRALSRRTYSLRAPRCS